A window of Polyodon spathula isolate WHYD16114869_AA chromosome 22, ASM1765450v1, whole genome shotgun sequence contains these coding sequences:
- the LOC121296921 gene encoding matrix metalloproteinase-17-like isoform X1: protein MVVLILGKWISLGLWIISLEMMLVPFLWLLSKTFAAPSLTAEQINMGVDWLSKFGYLPPPDPVTGQLQTKEALTKAIKAMQRFGGVEETGELDEATLVLMKTPRCSLPDLNEFETARRKRTLTTPSKWNKRHLSWRVRTFPKESHLGPDTIRALMYYALKVWSDITPLNFHEVAGSEADIQIDFSRADHNDGYPFDGPGGTVAHAFFPGDHHTAGETHFDDDESWTFRSSDAHGMDLFAVAVHEFGHAIGLAHTSAIESVMRPYYQGPVGDPLKYDLPYEDKVRVWQLYGVRDSVSHTARPDMTRTAEPPVLPDLPENRSTVPPARDAPDRCNTDFDAVAQIRGEAFFFKGKYFWRLTREKHLVSLRPAQILRFWRGLPINLDSVDAVYERPVDHKIVFFKGEMYWVFKDNNVEEGYPRPISDFGLPLDGVDAAFVWTHNDKTYFFKDGLYWRYDDHERRMDTGYPKDVVLWKGVPALLDDAMRWLDGASYFFKGMEYWRVEDNEIEVEAGYPRSIGRDWLVCTEMQSDSAATHTNETRSKQGQRQHHESRSENGYEVCSCTSASDSSAPARTLPLLLVLLELCIWTLTAARPAPV, encoded by the exons ATGGTTGTCCTAATTTTGGGGAAGTGGATTTCCTTGGGTTTGTGGATTATTTCGTTAGAGATGATGCTGGTTCCGTTTCTTTGGTTGTTGTCAAAGACTTTTGCGGCACCTTCACTTACAGCTGAGCAAATTAACATGGGAGTG GATTGGTTGAGTAAATTTGGGTACCTCCCACCCCCAGACCCGGTCACCGGACAGCTGCAGACCAAGGAAGCCCTGACCAAAGCTATCAAAGCCATGCAGCGGTTTGGAGGAGTGGAGGAGACAGGAGAACTAG ATGAAGCCACTCTGGTGCTGATGAAGACGCCACGCTGTTCATTGCCTGACCTGAACGAGTTTGAGACAGCAAGGAGAAAACGCACCCTCACCACCCCCTCAAAATGGAACAAGAGGCATCTTTCATGGAG GGTGAGGACATTTCCTAAGGAGTCGCACTTGGGCCCTGACACTATCCGAGCGCTTATGTACTACGCTCTGAAAGTCTGGAGTGACATCACGCCGCTCAACTTCCACGAGGTGGCTGGCAGCGAGGCGGACATCCAGATCGACTTCTCCAGGGCGGACCACAACGATGGCTACCCCTTCGACGGGCCGGGGGGCACCGTGGCACACGCCTTCTTTCCAGGAGACCACCACACTGCTGGAGAAACACACTTCGATGATGACGAGTCCTGGACATTTCGCTCTTCAG ATGCACACGGTATGGACTTGTTTGCCGTGGCGGTGCACGAGTTTGGCCATGCCATCGGACTAGCCCACACCTCAGCCATCGAGTCAGTAATGAGACCCTACTACCAGGGACCCGTCGGAGACCCCCTCAAATACGACCTGCCTTATGAAGACAAAGTCAGGGTCTGGCAGCTATATG GTGTGAGAGACTCTGTGTCTCACACGGCCCGCCCTGACATGACAAGGACCGCTGAGCCCCCTGTCCTACCAGACCTCCCTGAAAACAGATCTACTGTCCC GCCGGCTCGGGATGCCCCAGATAGATGCAACACTGATTTCGACGCTGTGGCTCAGATACGAGGAGAGGCGTTCTTTTTTAAAG GTAAATATTTCTGGAGGCTGACCAGAGAGAAGCACCTGGTGTCTCTCAGGCCAGCTCAGATCCTTCGCTTCTGGAGAGGCCTGCCGATCAACCTGGACAGCGTGGACGCCGTCTATGAAAGGCCCGTCGATCACAAGATTGTGTTTTTCAAAG GGGAAATGTACTGGGTGTTTAAAGACAATAACGTTGAGGAGGGATACCCGCGTCCAATCAGTGACTTCGGCCTACCGTTAGACGGGGTGGATGCTGCCTTCGTCTGGACACACAATGATAAGACCTACTTCTTCAAGGACGGACTCTACTGGAGGTACGATGACCATGAGCGGCGGATGGATACGGGGTATCCTAAAGACGTCGTGCTTTGGAAAGGAGTCCCAGCTCTCCTTGATGACGCCATGCGATGGTTAGACG GAGCCTCCTATTTCTTCAAGGGGATGGAGTACTGGCGGGTGGAGGACAATGAGATCGAGGTGGAGGCTGGGTACCCACGCTCAATCGGCAGGGACTGGCTGGTGTGCACTGAGATGCAGTCGGACTCTGCGGCCACACACACTAACGAGACGCGGTCGAAGCAGGGACAGAGGCAGCACCATGAGAGCCGCTCGGAGAACGGGTATGAGGTGTGCTCCTGCACCTCAGCCTCCGACAGCTCTGCCCCGGCACGGACACTCCCCCTCCTGCTGGTTTTGCTAGAACTCTGCATATGGACCCTCACAGCAGCCCGGCCAGCGCCCGTATGA
- the LOC121296921 gene encoding matrix metalloproteinase-17-like isoform X2 — MQRFGGVEETGELDEATLVLMKTPRCSLPDLNEFETARRKRTLTTPSKWNKRHLSWRVRTFPKESHLGPDTIRALMYYALKVWSDITPLNFHEVAGSEADIQIDFSRADHNDGYPFDGPGGTVAHAFFPGDHHTAGETHFDDDESWTFRSSDAHGMDLFAVAVHEFGHAIGLAHTSAIESVMRPYYQGPVGDPLKYDLPYEDKVRVWQLYGVRDSVSHTARPDMTRTAEPPVLPDLPENRSTVPPARDAPDRCNTDFDAVAQIRGEAFFFKGKYFWRLTREKHLVSLRPAQILRFWRGLPINLDSVDAVYERPVDHKIVFFKGEMYWVFKDNNVEEGYPRPISDFGLPLDGVDAAFVWTHNDKTYFFKDGLYWRYDDHERRMDTGYPKDVVLWKGVPALLDDAMRWLDGASYFFKGMEYWRVEDNEIEVEAGYPRSIGRDWLVCTEMQSDSAATHTNETRSKQGQRQHHESRSENGYEVCSCTSASDSSAPARTLPLLLVLLELCIWTLTAARPAPV; from the exons ATGCAGCGGTTTGGAGGAGTGGAGGAGACAGGAGAACTAG ATGAAGCCACTCTGGTGCTGATGAAGACGCCACGCTGTTCATTGCCTGACCTGAACGAGTTTGAGACAGCAAGGAGAAAACGCACCCTCACCACCCCCTCAAAATGGAACAAGAGGCATCTTTCATGGAG GGTGAGGACATTTCCTAAGGAGTCGCACTTGGGCCCTGACACTATCCGAGCGCTTATGTACTACGCTCTGAAAGTCTGGAGTGACATCACGCCGCTCAACTTCCACGAGGTGGCTGGCAGCGAGGCGGACATCCAGATCGACTTCTCCAGGGCGGACCACAACGATGGCTACCCCTTCGACGGGCCGGGGGGCACCGTGGCACACGCCTTCTTTCCAGGAGACCACCACACTGCTGGAGAAACACACTTCGATGATGACGAGTCCTGGACATTTCGCTCTTCAG ATGCACACGGTATGGACTTGTTTGCCGTGGCGGTGCACGAGTTTGGCCATGCCATCGGACTAGCCCACACCTCAGCCATCGAGTCAGTAATGAGACCCTACTACCAGGGACCCGTCGGAGACCCCCTCAAATACGACCTGCCTTATGAAGACAAAGTCAGGGTCTGGCAGCTATATG GTGTGAGAGACTCTGTGTCTCACACGGCCCGCCCTGACATGACAAGGACCGCTGAGCCCCCTGTCCTACCAGACCTCCCTGAAAACAGATCTACTGTCCC GCCGGCTCGGGATGCCCCAGATAGATGCAACACTGATTTCGACGCTGTGGCTCAGATACGAGGAGAGGCGTTCTTTTTTAAAG GTAAATATTTCTGGAGGCTGACCAGAGAGAAGCACCTGGTGTCTCTCAGGCCAGCTCAGATCCTTCGCTTCTGGAGAGGCCTGCCGATCAACCTGGACAGCGTGGACGCCGTCTATGAAAGGCCCGTCGATCACAAGATTGTGTTTTTCAAAG GGGAAATGTACTGGGTGTTTAAAGACAATAACGTTGAGGAGGGATACCCGCGTCCAATCAGTGACTTCGGCCTACCGTTAGACGGGGTGGATGCTGCCTTCGTCTGGACACACAATGATAAGACCTACTTCTTCAAGGACGGACTCTACTGGAGGTACGATGACCATGAGCGGCGGATGGATACGGGGTATCCTAAAGACGTCGTGCTTTGGAAAGGAGTCCCAGCTCTCCTTGATGACGCCATGCGATGGTTAGACG GAGCCTCCTATTTCTTCAAGGGGATGGAGTACTGGCGGGTGGAGGACAATGAGATCGAGGTGGAGGCTGGGTACCCACGCTCAATCGGCAGGGACTGGCTGGTGTGCACTGAGATGCAGTCGGACTCTGCGGCCACACACACTAACGAGACGCGGTCGAAGCAGGGACAGAGGCAGCACCATGAGAGCCGCTCGGAGAACGGGTATGAGGTGTGCTCCTGCACCTCAGCCTCCGACAGCTCTGCCCCGGCACGGACACTCCCCCTCCTGCTGGTTTTGCTAGAACTCTGCATATGGACCCTCACAGCAGCCCGGCCAGCGCCCGTATGA